One Brassica napus cultivar Da-Ae chromosome C4, Da-Ae, whole genome shotgun sequence genomic region harbors:
- the LOC125586207 gene encoding uncharacterized protein LOC125586207, with amino-acid sequence MKKKKTVHDNGDRTNNNITPETCKDKQTFSNAKQLFDRVTIAVEPPDHIVANELGNEDITVEKMEKKRKELKDFFDCRYGTITEHPWRIFKFPIHYRSTAVEKLSFHLPGQQVVTFKGKDKLKVVISRKLIEKTMFLAWFELNKIDEFARTLTYAQIPIYYIFDKRSKKWKKRKRGFCLGRINYAPRIQEAAYFLRILLNIVRGPTSYDDIKTYEGVLYPEYNDVCFARGLLDDDQEYIDDLVRRSYECSESDLRQVFVIMLMSNTLSLPEVVWENTWQHLSEDIEHNRRKYLNRPGLVLSDNDKKKYALLEIEKLLRRNGTSLPRLTKNPKLPKTSTQDFNVLIVDERSYDRKTLLETLDRDVPKMTDEQKEIYDQILVAVNQGNGGMFFVYGFGGTGKTFLWKLLSAAIRCQGDIVLNVASSGIASLLLPGGRTAHSRFGIPLNPDEFSSCTMQPGTDQADLVKESSLIIWDEAPMMGKHSFEALDRSLSDIVGKHANQPFGGKVIVFGGDFRQVLPVINGAGRAEIVLASLDSSYLWEHCKVLKLTMNMRL; translated from the exons atgaagaagaagaaaacagttCACGACAATGGAGATCGGACTAATAACAATATCACTCCAGAGACCTGCAAAGATAAGCAAACATTCAGCAATGCAA AGCAGCTGTTTGATCGTGTGACTATTGCTGTGGAACCGCCAGATCACATTGTTGCTAACGAGTTGGGCAATGAAGACATTACTGTGGAAAAgatggaaaagaaaagaaaagaacttAAGGACTTTTTCGATTGCAGGTATGGAACTATTACAGAACATC CTTGGCGAATCTTCAAATTTCCTATTCACTATCGATCAACTGCTGTTGAAAAGCTTAGTTTTCATCTACCAGGACAACAAGTGGTTACTTTTAAAGGAAAGGACAAGCTGAAAGTAGTGATCAGTCGTAAGCTCATTGAAAAGACAATGTTCTTGGCATGGTTCGAGTTGAATAAAATCGATGAGTTTGCAAGAACACTAACTTATGCCCAGATTCCTATCTACTATATCTTTGACAAAAGGTCTAAGAAGTGGAAGAAGCGGAAAAGAGGTTTCTGTTTAGGAAGAATAAATTATGCTCCTCGGATACAGGAAGCAGCTTATTTCTTGCGCATATTGTTGAACATTGTCAGAGGGCCTACCAGTTATGATGACATTAAGACCTACGAGGGAGTTCTCTATCCTGAATACAACGATGTATGTTTTGCTCGTGGATTATTAGATGATGATCAGGAGTACATTGATGATCTTGTAAGGAGAAGCTATGAATGCTCTGAAAGTGATCTACGACAAGTGTTTGTTATTATGCTTATGAGTAACACTCTGTCTCTTCCAGAGGTCGTATGGGAAAACACGTGGCAGCATTTGTCTGAAGATATAGAGCATAATAGAAGGAAATATTTGAATAGACCAG GACTGGTGTTGAGCgacaatgacaaaaaaaagtatgcCTTACTAGAGATTGAGAAACTGTTGAGGCGTAACGGTACGTCTCTACCAAGATTAACGAAGAACCCAAAGCTGCCAAAGACAAGTACGCAAGATTTTAATGTCTTGATAGTAGATGAGCGCAGCTATGATCGAAAAACATTGTTAGAGACTCTTGATAGAGATGTTCCGAAAATGACAGATGAGCAAAAGGAAATTTATGATCAGATTCTTGTTGCTGTGAATCAAGGAAATGGTggaatgttttttgtttatggATTTGGTGGAACTGGGAAAACTTTTCTCTGGAAGTTACTTTCTGCGGCTATTAGATGCCAAGGAGATATTGTTCTAAACGTTGCATCAAGTGGCATTGCTTCTTTGTTACTACCAGGAGGTAGGACTGCTCATTCAAGATTTGGTATCCCATTAAATCCAGACGAGTTTTCATCATGTACTATGCAGCCTGGAACTGATCAAGCTGATTTAGTCAAAGAATCATCACTCATTATATGGGACGAAGCGCCAATGATGGGCAAACATAGTTTTGAAGCTTTGGATAGGAGCTTATCTGATATAGTTGGGAAGCATGCGAACCAGCCGTTTGGTGGAAAAGTTATTGTCTTCGGGGGTGACTTTAGGCAGGTTCTTCCTGTTATAAATGGAGCTGGTAGGGCTGAGATCGTTTTGGCTTCTCTGGATTCGTCATATCTTTGGGAGCACTGCAAAGTTCTGAAGCTCACCATGAACATGCGTTTGTGA
- the LOC125586208 gene encoding uncharacterized protein LOC125586208, translating into MTISDETAITNSDIIEDDIFLSLAKYEDIMDGTLKTHFLIDVMGKIVSLEPVQTVQVKGEDRKKVQFRLVDSSGKDIACCLWGKYAEQLETYVEREQPLICLIRFAKISFYRGEVQITNAFDASIVYLDPTMEEALKFKEKLMEGELPLSLIEKRNGKKEVVLQEEDWNGLEIKTISELFVANQVENCKIIYSIEAIDTDWSWFYFGHKGCKHRAIKIGKIVPSRFKLHLIVRDDIETCKLMLLNTVGMTIVGHEAVDLWDGPYDEVLMLEVASHNESEECKTPFPKRKEEDADLPDKISTSKKLCRASIKVEKENEE; encoded by the exons ATGACGATCAGTGATGAAACTGCCATTACAAATTCCGACATAATTGAAGATGACATCTTTCTATCTCTTGCCAAATACGAAGACATCATGGATGGGACCTTAAAGACCCACTTTCTTATTG atgTCATGGGGAAAATTGTAAGCCTTGAACCAGTTCAAACCGTGCAAGTGAAAGGAGAAGACCGGAAGAAAGTTCAGTTTCGTTTGGTTGACTCAAG TGGTAAGGACATTGCATGTTGTTTGTGGGGAAAATATGCTGAGCAATTGGAGACTTATGTTGAACGTGAACAACCACTGATCTGTTTGATCAGATTCGCCAAAATAAGTTTCTATAGAG GTGAGGTGCAAATAACAAATGCATTTGATGCGTCCATTGTTTATCTTGATCCAACAATGGAAGAGGCATTAAAGTTCAAGGAAAA GCTGATGGAAGGCGAACTCCCTCTTTCTCTTATTGAGAAGAGAAATGGTAAGAAGGAGGTTGTTTTACAAGAAGAGGACTGGAATGGTCTTGAGATCAAGACGATCTCTGAACTCTTTGTTGCAAATCAG GTGGAGAACTGTAAAATCATTTATTCAATTGAAGCTATTGACACTGATTGGTCGTGGTTCTATTTTGGGCATAAAGGTTGCAAACATCGTGCTATTAAAATTGGTAAAATTGTTCCTTCAAG ATTTAAGCTTCATTTGATTGTGAGGGATGACATAGAAACATGTAAGCTGATGCTGCTTAACACTGTTGGTATGACCATTGTTGGACATGAAGCTGTTGATCTGTGGGATGGCCCCTATGATGAg gTGCTCATGCTGGAAGTTGCAAGCCATAATGAATCAGAAGAATGCAAAACACCTTTTCCAAAACGCAAAGAGGAAGATGCTGATCTCCCAGACAAAATATCAACTTCTAAAAAGTTGTGTCGAGCCTCAATCAAAGTGGAAAAGGAAAACGAAGAGTAA